The Deltaproteobacteria bacterium region TTCCGCGTAGTAACCGGCGCAGCCCCAAGGCACCAACTGTTATGGGATCGACCAACGAGCGAATATCCGCCACGTGTTGCTGTCTCTGGCGCAGTGATCAGCCCCCCTCGAGTGGCCCGGGTTGAATGTTAGTGCATGGGCGGCCTCGGCGCCAGCGCGGGCGGCAAATCCGGCTGTGGTAGCGCAGCCGCCCGCGCGGACTGCTGAATGAAGACCTCCGGGGGGCTTTGTCACGTTGTTGGCGTTCAGTTGCGGTGAATGTAGCGGGCAACAGGCGTCATGCATCGGCGGATGCTTCTAACCAAGTGCGGAATGAACCGGCGCGAAGCTCCTTGAAATGCGGTCGGCGCAGCAGATGACGTTGATGGGTGAATGCGTTGAATGTGGCGGCATGGATGGCGAGGAAACGTTTGGGCTGAGCCGGGTGATTTGAATCGCTGCAGTTTTCGTTCTCGGCATCGTATCAGCTGATGCGAGTTCTCCGCCCTGTTGTTTGCTCGCAAGCCCCGATCGTGCTCAGCCGTGAGCCCGATCGCGCGGAACGCTGCCGGATAGGATCGCAGTCGGTCGGTCACAACCCGGCTCGGCGCAAAGCCGTGCTTCGTAAGCAATTTAACAATGAGTTTCTTTGCGGTTTGTGCATTCCGTCTGGATGAGCAAATCCAGCACCTCACCCTCGTTGTCGACCGCCCTCCAGAGCCAGTATTTACCGCCGCGGATCGAAATCACCATTTCATCGAGGTGTCAATCGGCTTCCAAATTTGACCCTCGTATTGCCTCATCTGAGGATGTTACCCGGCTGGCGGTGACGTGATGTTGGCTGATCGGTTTACGGTGAGGGCGGCTGGAACAGAAAGAGGGTCTGTGGGTGGGCCGGGCCCTTCGCAGCCCGAGCCCTCCACAGACCCGGGCAGTTGGCCACCGATTCTGGCTCCTTCTGCCGCCGCTGCGACCAATCTCTGAGCGGTGCTCTTCCGCAAGGCTCGCAACAGCCGCTGGACAATCGAATGCTGCTTTAGGCCGAACCGATCTGGATCGCGCTCGGCCAAGCGGCGGACGATGGCTATCGCAGTCAGTTGAGGTTCTACAGCAAGCCAGTTTTCAATCGTTGTCAGGTAAGGATCAAGCTTGGAAGGCATGCGAACCCGCTTCTTGTAGCGCCCTTGCGCCGCTGGTGCGTTCCACGCGGCTCGCCGACCTCGACTGCTTTACCGAGCACCTTTACAAAAACGGTTGCATCCGATGCTGATAGTGCAAACGACACTGCTGTCTTGCCGGCACGTCGATCGACACGATTGCCAAGATCCTGCTGAGCCGCCCGTATCTCGGTCAGCAGTGCCACGGGATCGAGTGTCCGATACTGATCGCGCAGACGCTTCTTGACGGCTTTAGCGACCTTCGGATGCTCCAAGGCTCGCTCATAGGGCGTCGATGGACTATGGTAGCGCTTTATCACCTTGGCGCCTTCCCGCCGCTTCTCCTTCAGCTTGAACGACGGCTGGAAGAAGTTGACGTAGAGTCGGGCCGCCGCATAAAGCCGGGCCATCACACGCGCCGTCTCGACGCCGTCAAAGCGGCCGTAACCCGTCAGTCGGCGGACAACCGCGCCGTTCTTTTGCTCGACGAACGCCTGGTCGTTCTTCTTGTAGGCACGCGAGCGCGTCACCTCCAGGTTCTGCTTCCGGCACCACGGCACGACGACCTCATTCATGAACGCGCTGTCGTTGTCGAAATCCACGCCGCGCAATAGCCATGGGAATAAGCTCTGTGCACGCTTGATAGCCTCGACGACAAGACTGCCATCGCGCGTCACCAGCGGCAGACATTCCGTCCACCCCGTCGCCACGTCCACCATCGTCAGCGTCTGGATGAACGAGCCTGCGACTGACGTGCCGCCGTGCGCCACCATGTCGACCTCGCAAAAGCCAGGCATCGGTTCCTTCCAGTCGCTGAACGTGCGGATCGGAACCTCCCGCCTGATCGCCGAGTAGAACCCGACACGACGACGGCGGCCGCCTGCAGCTGCGATCTTTATGTCGATGAGCTGCCTGTCTATGGTAGCGGCACTGATGGCAAGCACATGTGCGCGGTCCGTCGCGCCGAGCTTCAGGCGACCGTGCCGCTCAAGAGCCGGCAGCAGCTTCGGGATCATCACGACGAGTCGCTTGCCGCAAAAACGATCCGAAGCCTCCCACAGCACCACTACTGCATCGGTGACTGTTGCGCCGTATTTGCGCTTGCGAGGGGCGCATCGCTTCGCCGCGCCACGTTCTCGAAGAGCACGGATCGCGTGCTTGCGATGCCAGCCCACCGTCCGGCACAGCTCGTCCAAGATGCGTCCCTTCTCCACCCGCCCCGCCGACCGGTAGCGCTCTGCCACCGCCGACAATACCTCGCGCCGCGCGCCCATGCTGATCGTTCCCGCCATGAGCGCCACCGATCCGATTCGGTGACGCCGACCTAGTCATCGGCGGCAACTTGTTCAGTAACATTCCCGATGAGGCAATGCGGGTCAAAATTGCACGCCGAAACACAGCTTAAACGATATCGGTCTCGTCCGATGATGCTTATCGGCGACGAACCGCAGAGCTATCCGAGTTACCGTGACATTGCCGCCGCACCTGATGACCAAGGCTGGTCAAGCGCACGCCAGTCCTGCGATGCCCGCACCGATGATTCCATCCGCATAATGAAAAACTCTGCACAAACCGCCAAACGATCGTCTCGGGCCTACCTGGACGATTAATGTGCCTCACAGGAACCGAAAAAGGACGTATCCCGCGGCAATAAGCTGGATAAAATTAAGGACAACCGAGAGCCCATGAAGACGGCCGAAGCGTCCTTTCGCTTCAGTATTCCCCTGTAACTGCTCGTCGCGCGCAGCATTTATCCGGGGCATCAGCACCTGACGCGCATAAATAGCGACAGCGGAGATAGCAAAAGCCAGCGCTGCCGACCAAGAATCCGACAGCAACAGAATTGCACCGCTCAAGCCACCGGTGACGATAACGAACAAATAGTACCAGGGAAATGCGGCTCGGATGAAATGGCCCGCATCCTCGCTCGGTAGGGCGTGAAATATAATTGGCGCGAAACCGAAGGAATACAACATCATTCCCCCGAAAAGTGTCGAAACCAAAATGAAAAGTGTCGAAACCAAAATCAAGGCGGCAAACTCAATCATCGGCCGAATTCCGCGTGGGGATGTTTTTAATCGAGTTTATCGAGAAAAGCGTCCGCTTCGGCGAGTATCTCTGCTTCGCGTCTTCGCGACCATCCGGCAAGATTACGATAAGGCAACGCCATCCGCGGGTTATCTGAAAGCCGGTCTTTCTGTCGGATTAAAAAGGCCCAGTAAAGGTAATTGAAAGGGCATGCCTTTGGCCCGGTCTTTTGCTCCACGTCGTAGGTGCAGCCGGCGCAAAAATCCGACATCCGGTCGATATAGGCTCCCGAAGCGGCATAGGGCTTGGACGCCATCTGCCCGCCATCCGCGAAGACCGCCATGCCGAGCGTGTTGGGCATCTCTACCCACTCAAACGCATCAGCGTAAACGGCCAGGTACCAGCGTTCGATTTGCCGCGGCGCGATGCCAGCCAGCAGGGCAAAGTTGCCGGTCACCATCAGCCGCTGAATATGGTGAGAATAGGCGTGTTTCGCCGTGCTGCCGATCGCCTCGCGGAGACACCGCATGTCGGTGGCGCCGGTCCAATAGAACGCCGGCAGATTGCGGGTCGCATGCAGTGCATTTTTATCCGCATAGCTCGGCATGAGGGTCCAGTAGACGCCCCGAACATATTCACGCCAGCCCAGAATTTGGCGTACGAAACCCTCCACGGCGTTCAGAGGCGCCCCGCCTGACCTCCACGCCGCTTCCGCTGCCTGGCAAACTTCGAGGGGGGAAAGCAGCCCTAAGTTCAAAGCCGGCGCTAGCAGCGAATGATACAGAAATGGGGCGCCGGCTTTCATGGCGTCCTGATAATCGCCGAAGCGCGGCAGTCCATGTTCGACGAAATCGTCAAGCGCGCGGAGCGCATCAGACCGTGTCACCGGCCACCCGAATTCTTGAAGCTCGCCAAAATGATCGGAAAAGCGCCGTTCGACGAGCGCCATCACCGCTCGCGTCGTTTCGTCCGGCGAAAACCGCTGCCGCGCGGGTGCAACAGCACTTGCAGGAAGCCGCTTTCTGTTCGCGCGATCATAGTTCCATTCGCCGCCTGCTGGCTGATCGCCTTGCATGAGGAGCCCATGTTCGCGACGCATCTCGCGATAGAAATGTTCCATCCGCCAGCCGCGGCGCCCGGAAGCCCAGGCCGCGAACCG contains the following coding sequences:
- a CDS encoding IS6 family transposase encodes the protein MRCWICSSRRNAQTAKKLIVKLLTKHGFAPSRVVTDRLRSYPAAFRAIGLTAEHDRGLRANNRAENSHQLIRCRERKLQRFKSPGSAQTFPRHPCRHIQRIHPSTSSAAPTAFQGASRRFIPHLVRSIRRCMTPVARYIHRN
- a CDS encoding DUF4149 domain-containing protein; its protein translation is MIEFAALILVSTLFILVSTLFGGMMLYSFGFAPIIFHALPSEDAGHFIRAAFPWYYLFVIVTGGLSGAILLLSDSWSAALAFAISAVAIYARQVLMPRINAARDEQLQGNTEAKGRFGRLHGLSVVLNFIQLIAAGYVLFRFL
- a CDS encoding cryptochrome/photolyase family protein, with the translated sequence MTVLRIVFGDQLSLDLSALDDLDSCRDVVLMMEVLEENTYVGHHKQKIVLVLAAMRHFAKTLRQRGLTVDYVRLEASDNTGSFTTEVQRAVARYRPSRILVTEPSEWRVQAMVEGWEALTGLPVEIRSDHRFFASRARFAAWASGRRGWRMEHFYREMRREHGLLMQGDQPAGGEWNYDRANRKRLPASAVAPARQRFSPDETTRAVMALVERRFSDHFGELQEFGWPVTRSDALRALDDFVEHGLPRFGDYQDAMKAGAPFLYHSLLAPALNLGLLSPLEVCQAAEAAWRSGGAPLNAVEGFVRQILGWREYVRGVYWTLMPSYADKNALHATRNLPAFYWTGATDMRCLREAIGSTAKHAYSHHIQRLMVTGNFALLAGIAPRQIERWYLAVYADAFEWVEMPNTLGMAVFADGGQMASKPYAASGAYIDRMSDFCAGCTYDVEQKTGPKACPFNYLYWAFLIRQKDRLSDNPRMALPYRNLAGWSRRREAEILAEADAFLDKLD
- a CDS encoding transposase family protein, translating into MAGTISMGARREVLSAVAERYRSAGRVEKGRILDELCRTVGWHRKHAIRALRERGAAKRCAPRKRKYGATVTDAVVVLWEASDRFCGKRLVVMIPKLLPALERHGRLKLGATDRAHVLAISAATIDRQLIDIKIAAAGGRRRRVGFYSAIRREVPIRTFSDWKEPMPGFCEVDMVAHGGTSVAGSFIQTLTMVDVATGWTECLPLVTRDGSLVVEAIKRAQSLFPWLLRGVDFDNDSAFMNEVVVPWCRKQNLEVTRSRAYKKNDQAFVEQKNGAVVRRLTGYGRFDGVETARVMARLYAAARLYVNFFQPSFKLKEKRREGAKVIKRYHSPSTPYERALEHPKVAKAVKKRLRDQYRTLDPVALLTEIRAAQQDLGNRVDRRAGKTAVSFALSASDATVFVKVLGKAVEVGEPRGTHQRRKGATRSGFACLPSLILT